Proteins encoded within one genomic window of uncultured Draconibacterium sp.:
- the mnmH gene encoding tRNA 2-selenouridine(34) synthase MnmH, producing MLQEISIADYIKLAESVPLVDVRSPGEYEKGHIPGAFSIPLFSNDERAAVGTVYVQQSKEKAIELGYKYVTPKLNWYISASKELASNGIIAVHCWRGGMRSKSFAQHLSDNGFSKVYVITGGYKAFRNHALESFKTEANICILGGYTGSGKTHILYALKEQGEQIIDLEGLANHKGSAFGRLGDGSQPTIEQFENNLFWEWKDLDYSKNIWIEDESHRIGQVNIPMNFFENMRSHPVIFLDISRAERARFLVKDYSAADKAMLRDSILRIQKRLGGLNTRYALEHLEKNELFEVAMICLIYYDKYYLRGLKNREQQDIYTIEAATISPKIITQQIKECYESIRNKRYKAHTV from the coding sequence ATGTTACAGGAGATCAGTATTGCAGATTATATAAAACTGGCCGAATCGGTTCCGCTTGTTGATGTTCGCTCGCCGGGCGAATACGAAAAAGGGCACATTCCGGGTGCATTTAGCATTCCGTTGTTCTCGAACGATGAGCGGGCAGCTGTGGGCACGGTGTATGTGCAACAATCAAAAGAGAAGGCAATTGAGCTTGGGTATAAATATGTAACACCAAAACTCAACTGGTATATCTCGGCCTCAAAAGAGCTGGCTTCCAATGGTATAATTGCAGTACATTGCTGGCGCGGCGGAATGCGCTCGAAGTCGTTTGCCCAACATCTTTCTGACAATGGATTTTCAAAAGTTTATGTAATAACCGGTGGTTACAAAGCTTTCAGAAACCATGCTTTGGAATCTTTTAAAACAGAAGCCAATATTTGCATTCTGGGAGGTTATACCGGCAGCGGGAAAACACATATTTTATACGCACTAAAAGAACAGGGCGAACAAATTATCGATTTGGAAGGACTTGCCAACCACAAAGGATCGGCTTTCGGACGATTGGGAGACGGCAGCCAACCCACTATCGAGCAGTTTGAAAATAACCTGTTTTGGGAATGGAAAGACCTTGATTATAGCAAAAACATTTGGATTGAGGACGAAAGTCATCGCATTGGCCAGGTAAACATCCCCATGAACTTTTTTGAGAATATGAGAAGCCACCCGGTTATTTTCCTTGATATTTCGCGGGCAGAAAGAGCACGGTTTTTGGTTAAAGATTATTCGGCGGCCGACAAAGCAATGCTGAGAGATTCTATTCTGCGAATACAAAAGCGGTTGGGAGGATTAAATACGAGGTATGCACTGGAACACCTCGAAAAAAACGAGTTATTTGAAGTAGCGATGATATGCCTGATTTATTACGATAAATATTACCTGAGAGGTTTGAAAAACAGAGAACAACAGGATATTTATACGATAGAAGCAGCAACCATTTCACCCAAAATAATTACCCAACAAATTAAAGAATGTTATGAGTCAATCAGAAATAAAAGATATAAAGCTCACACAGTATAG